The Mytilus edulis unplaced genomic scaffold, xbMytEdul2.2 SCAFFOLD_587, whole genome shotgun sequence genome includes a window with the following:
- the LOC139506148 gene encoding E3 ubiquitin-protein ligase TRIM71-like yields MENIFEKIEEKHILNKEEIELNCSEHPREIVIAFCDTCQKAVCFDCSRESHRDHKCFKIENKAVEARQNIPKLCAQIENKKLPTLVTTLDKINHCKSQVSKTDEVIDKIHKRANELMAIIMEERDSLIDQCKQSSISQEKYYQIEDSVVRRFIDLYSLSLHEASDVVKSTNNIELVLFDSKLKSQIRDFKPRAIRPSSTPKFKSGRSDREVIKNMIGLVTCDGNFADMTSLAGELVGIQVKLVSSVRYSCLNVASFCLQDNELAWINPAESTIGGVIDSKGTEHKRFDFGAELSDLTINDKNVILGTDTKNKRIVRVANNGILKEVLNTSPLQPHGIHACSNGDLLVSQMYRADPKSVDSKRLVHRLGKDYTVKLTIQFTASFFNKKHILNHPRRVTENSNGDIIVVDLSTETSGRVLAFDFVGKLRFTYEGNPKRSKFLPFDVCCDSDLRVFVSDFFNHEINVLGCDGQFIQEIPTNMEGLLNPIAIAFDKKGKLWIGGKGGKILIYITHKTI; encoded by the coding sequence atggaaaatatttttgagaaaatagaagaaaaacatattttaaataaggAGGAAATTGAGTTAAACTGCAGTGAGCATCCAAGAGAAATAGTGATAGCATTTTGTGATACCTGTCAGAAGGCAGTTTGTTTTGATTGTTCTAGAGAATCACACAGAGACCACAAATgtttcaaaatagaaaataaagccGTCGAGGCGAGACAAAATATTCCTAAATTATGCgctcaaattgaaaataaaaagttgCCAACTTTAGTGACAACATTGGATAAGATTAATCATTGCAAATCGCAAGTATCAAAAACAGACGAAGTAATAGATAAGATACATAAAAGAGCAAACGAGCTGATGGCAATTATCATGGAAGAGCGCGATTCGCTTATTGATCAGTGTAAGCAGTCCTCTATTTCTCAAGAAAAATACTACCAGATTGAAGACAGTGTTGTTCGTAGATTTATAGACCTGTACAGCTTAAGTCTACATGAAGCCTCCGATGTCGTCAAAAGTACTAATAATATCGAACTTGTTCTTTTCGATAGTAAACTGAAAAGTCAGATAAGAGATTTTAAACCAAGAGCTATACGACCTTCATCTACACCTAAATTTAAATCGGGGAGATCCGATAGAGaagtaataaaaaatatgattgGTCTAGTGACCTGTGATGGCAATTTTGCCGACATGACATCCTTAGCTGGTGAACTAGTCGGTATACAAGTTAAGCTGGTATCCTCAGTAAGGTACAGTTGTTTGAATGTTGCTTCGTTTTGTTTGCAAGACAATGAACTGGCATGGATCAATCCAGCAGAGTCAACGATTGGTGGAGTGATAGATAGCAAAGGAACGGAACACAAAAGATTTGATTTCGGAGCAGAGTTGTCCGATTTAACTATTAAcgataaaaatgttatattagGAACAGACACAAAAAATAAGCGTATAGTAAGAGTTGCAAATAATGGGATACTTAAAGAAGTTCTCAACACTTCACCATTACAACCACATGGCATTCACGCTTGTAGTAATGGGGACCTACTGGTTTCACAGATGTATAGGGCCGATCCTAAATCTGTTGATAGTAAGCGTCTGGTTCATCGTCTAGGTAAAGATTATACAGTTAAACTTACAATTCAATTTACGGCCTCATTTTTCAATAAGAAACACATCCTAAATCATCCAAGACGAGTGACAGAGAATAGTAATGGAGATATAATAGTTGTCGATTTATCTACAGAAACATCGGGAAGGGTACTCGCATTTGATTTTGTAGGAAAATTGCGTTTTACATATGAAGGTAATCCAAAGAGATCTAAGTTTTTGCCGTTTGATGTTTGTTGCGATTCCGATTTACGAGTTTTTGTTTCGGATTTTTTCAATCATGAAATAAACGTTTTAGGTTGTGACGGCCAATTTATTCAGGAAATTCCAACAAATATGGAAGGATTACTTAATCCTATTGCTATTGCCTTTGACAAGAAAGGAAAACTTTGGATCGGAGGAAAAGGTGGAAAAATCTTGATATACATAACCCATAAGACAATTTAA